ATAGTAAGTTAGAAATATCAATAAAAAGCTCAAACTCTTGTCAATTATGGagtattcttttttaatttgtacCCTCATGAGTCATGTAACAATGTTGAACTCTTAATATTTTGTATGAAGAGTAGTACAATAATCTCTATCAGTGGAACGAAATAAGTGTATATACATGGCAAGTAAAATATTTCACAACATTTATTTCACCATATTTCCATTGCTCCAAAGATTTACTGTTTACAGCCTGACCTACTTTAAGACTTTGACACATTTTACCCGAAACAAGGGAATCTACGGCCATCCAATTATTATACTAATCTCTGTCTGAACGCCCACACGCCGTAATAATCTTCAAGAACTAGGAAACCTAAACTCCAACACCCCAGAAAATAGAAAATCCTGtaaaaagatttgatttttaggggattttttttattagaatgGATGAACTGTGAAGCGGTCTTCAAATGTCGTGCATGCATATCGTTGCCCCATTTACTCTCTGCATGCCTAAacgtttctctctctcttctccccgctccctttctctctctaaacataTAGATAAAGCGTCTTTTTGGTTTTACTATATTCAACTCGATTTATCTCTGGCATTAGCCGAATCGGCCACCGACCTGccgttgttttaattttaattttgattttttttaattttctggtGTTTTTATAGTATTTAATTGCTCAACTCTCAGATTCAATTTGAGGTCTCAAGTCTACATGGTTTCTGCAATTGGGCGCATGGGTTCTGTTTTTGTTTGAGGATGAACGCATGCGGACgttggattaattagattcggACGAGGTGAGttgaaagattggatttttattttcaattagtGAAGAATTTGAGTTGAGGAGGTTGAATGGCGGTGTTGTGTTTTCCGTGATTTGGGGTGTGGGAATTTGTTGATTTTGTTTGAATTTGATTTGAtctgggtttagggtttttaaTCGTAACGGGTTTGGGTTTGGGGTTTTGAAGGAAATCAGGGATTAGGAACTGACTTAGCGAGAAAGGGATTAGGAACTGACTTAGCGAGAAATGGGGTCCAAGAATTGCATGAATGAGGTGTGCCGCGGAACGACGTCGTCGGATTCGAAGAAAGGTTGGAGCTTGAAATTCGGTGGATTTGCTGGGCTTTGTTACAAGTGCGGGTAATTTTTCTAAATCCCAATTATTGCCCTCTTTCTTGATGTTGTAGCCTCATTGCCATTGCAGGTCTGATTCCAATTTCTCAAGGGTAGTTTGAGATGTGCTATTTTGATTCCTGAAATATATCCATTCtccaattttttgtttttcccaTTTTGTTACTATCAATAGGCTTTTTCCTTTTGCTGCAATTTGATTATCTTTTCCTATATTTAGCAATTTTCTTGACAAAAGTTTAGCCTTTTCTTTCATTGTATTGCTGAAATTGAGCTTCACGGCACTCTGCTAATtgcttctttttattttgtgcTTTTCTTATTTGAGAAGATTAAAGGAAAGGATGATATAAAGTTGCTATTTTGATGTGATTAGTGATGGACTAATGCAAAGATCAGAGTTGGCAATGGACTGGCTGATCCATATATAGTAAAAATGTCATGAATTGTTGATTGTGTGGTCCAAGAGTATTTTTGAGCTGTAGCAGCTCATATCTGAGTTTCCTGAGAACATTTACATGGTGCGAATACCCCTCTTATGGTTTACGTTGTGTTAGTTTAAACATCTGATTACTAGCTCAATGTTTTTCTAATGTTCTAGCTCTAACTATTTTGCATATTGCGTGGTTACTGCATATTTGTACTTATATGGATTGATAACCTGTTTCACTATTTCCGTCTATGTTTTCTGCCCATGATGTAGTTTGATGTGGATTTCAGATCTGCGTATGAGAACTCTGTTTTCTGTGAAACGTACCATCAAGACGAATCTGGTTGGAGGGAATGCAGAATATGTGGAAAggtaatgatagttttgcctcCACACCTTTGGCCACACCCTTCTCGGTTATCATAAACTCTTTTTCCTTTCTCGGTTGGCAGATTGTTCACTGTGGATGTATTGCTTCAAAACATCTATTTGAATACATGGAATTCGGTGGTGTTGCATGCATAAGTTGTGCCAAGCGTTTGGAAATTCAGTCTCCACAACCAGTACAGGTTAGAGTTTCTTACTTATTGAAAGATGCTTGCTCTGTACCTTTATCTGATATGTGTTTTTCGAGCTGAttctttttcaacttttcaaagAAGTCTGATGGTCAAGTATATAGCACTCCCACAATTATGATATCTTAAGTCATGAGATGGGTATATCTCCTTCAAAATAGCTTGCAGTTATCATTGTTTCATCCCCAAATCTTGCTTATTGATCCATACAGGGATTCCTGTACTGACTAGATACTGCATTATTTTGAAGTTGGAGGATATTTATAGCCAATTGCTTTTAATCTTTACATATGACTCAATTAGTTTTAGGATATTGATCCTTAAATTGTTTTTGCAGGTTCCTGATAATATTACAAGCATCAAATCTGCCAACAAAACTTTTACTAGGGAGGTCCAGCCGGTAGTTATTGAACGTAGAGTTGAAGATGAGAAATTCAGCACACAAAAGCCTCTGCAGCTGACGAGGGCTATAGGGGTCAATAGCGCACCTTCATCAGTCGAGTTTAAAAAACACGAATCCATGCTTAGATCTGCAGTAAGTAGTAAACGCATACAGAATCACTCCCAAAATTGTTCATCACCAGTTTTTGTCAAACCCGACTACAGCAGACCGAAACAAGGGGTCAAAGATATGTATGAATCTCTAGCTCTTCCGTCCCTGAAGTTCTCGTTGACTTCTCCTATGGGTAGTTCAAACAGTGTGCTGCCTATTCCTGTTCCCGGTGGGATAGTAGAAGCAAATGAACCGACAAAAGGATCATTGCAACATGGGCAAAGGGCACGACATATTTCACCCAAACCCCCCAAACCCAGCTCAGAGGCGAATAAAGGGTCTTCTTCACAGACACGTATTCCTAGGCCTCCAGCTGAAGGCCGAGGACGCAGTCAGTTACTTCCTCGGTACTGGCCTAGGATCACGGACCAAGAGCTGCAACAATTATCTGGAGAGTATCTTTTGGAATTTAACTATGCATAATTCCAATTATGTCATGCCTGCTTTATATCATGTCTTTTAACATTTATCAAGAATTTGCCTTAACCATCAAATCTTAGTTTGAAATCCACTATCGTACCATTGTTCGAGAAGACTCTTAGTGCCAGTGATGCTGGGCGAATTGGTCGCCTGGTCCTTCCAAAAGCGTGTGCTGAAGTGAGTATTTGATTTCAACTTTTTGCAATATTACATATAGATGATCGGATATTCTCTATCTTTCGATTCTTACTTTCTGCAAATCAATATAATGTGGAGCAGGCATACTTTCCTACTATCAATCAATCGGAGGGTATACCAATACAGATTCAGGACATAAAGGGAAAAGAGTGGACGTTTCAGTTCAGATTTTGGCCTAATAATAATAGCCGGATGTATGTTTTGGAGGGCGTAACACCGTGCATCCAAAATATGCAGTTACAAGCTGGTGACACAGGTACATCCTTTTCTTGTGCGTTTTGTTGAACCTTGAGATGAAAACAGCTtctaattttttccatttttcttcaTCTGACATTTGTCATCCATATATGACACTTGGTAAGGACCTCATTAATTGCTACCTATAGCATATTTTGCTCTATTCACCTTAATAATTCATTTTCTCGATCTTCTTCCTCGTACCATCTGACATGAGTAGGCTTATTGTTTAATCTGAAGTTAATGGTAACTCTTTGAGTAAGATAAAATTCGATTTTGAATCTGTTAAGCAATTGGTGCTGTGCTTTACCATCAATTGCTACATCTCTTAGAGCTTATTTTGTGTTTCGGCTTGAATTTTGATGGATCAATTCATTTCTTTTCATGGCATCTTTGCCTTCTGTTTAGTGATATTTAGTCGGATAGATCCTGGGGGCCAGCTTGTCATAGGCTGTCGGAAGGCAGCTACCAATGCTGATGTGCAGGTCAGAAACTTTAGGCAgtttcacattttatttctttgttgtgtcttgattttgaattattcgAAACTTGAAAGATTTATTGATCTTTTACCAATATTATTTGGCAATGAGCAGGAGCCACAACAATCACCAGCCTTGAACTGCGATTCTCCCGGGGAGGCATCGTTTTCTGGGGTTAATGATACTCCGACTTCTGTATGTTCTTATTTGCTATTTTGCCATGACTTTTGCTTTTATAAATTCCGATCTCTATTCTGATCGAGATGCTCTGATGTCTCAAATGATGTGAAGAACGGAGGCAGAGCATCTGATGATTCACAACCGCCACATCTGGACATatcagagaagaagaaggctagAAACATTAAAAACAAGAGGCTTCATATGCACAACGACGAGGCTTCAGAACTTAGGGTCACTTGGGAGGAAGCTCAGGAGCTTTTTCGTCCAGCTCCGTCTTCTGAGCCAACTGTGATCACAGTTGATGGGTACGAATTCGAAGAATTTGAGGTAAAAGAGTTTTGGCAACCATCATTCATGATTTTTGCTTATAGTCGTTTAGTCGTTTCATGTTGATTTATTGTCTTATATCATGTAGGAACCACCCGTTTTTGGAAAGAGGACTATTTTCATTACTCAACCTTCTGGGTAAGGACTATCATATTTTGTTCGGCTTACAATTTTTGTCACTTCTTATGAGCATTCATTCAAGCGTGGACTTGTACTTGTGTTCTCTGCTTACAAATATACGTCTTGGCTAATTCTTTTGCTCTATAATTCGAATATGATGTGAAAAGTTAATTGACTTGTGGTTTTTAAAGGCCCCTCGATATCTCAGCAGGAAATTGTTTGCAGCAACTAATTCAACTGGTTGATGTTCTATGCCAGTGCTATATATCATTtaattctgttttctttttgggTATAAACGGCTGACATCGTTGTCTTATCAGTGAGCAGGAACAACTGGCTCAATGTGACAGTTGTTCAAAGTGGCGAAGGTTGCCTGTCAGTGCTCTTGTCTCTGCAAAGTGGATATGTTCTGATAATACCTGGGACTCGAGCAGGTTAGCAAAGTTTTCGACAAAAACTAACGACATATTTTAGATTTAGCGCTGATGATCTGTTTCGAAGTCACTGAGTTAATAGGACCATCCCCCATTTTATGATAGAATGAATATTTATCTTTATAGTATGTTTTTTGATGGTTGAGGATTGCAGGATGAGTAAACTGAAATGAATGAACCTCAATCTTATTCGAATaattatcaaattttgacattgATCGATATGATTTCTTCGTAATTAGCCTATTTTGTGATGCAAATACGATTTTCCAGTCTTACGGTATTATTTTCAGGGCCACGTGCTCTGCTCCAGAGGATTTAAGCCCGAGAGATCTCGACTCCTCGAGTGTTAACAAAGGTAAGGGGTTGGTCTAATTTCTCGAAAGCCCCTTTCCCCCGTTGGTCTCAAACACCCACACATATGGAAACTCGAGCTTGTTTGAGGCCTTCTCGTCTTTTATGTGCACATTGCTTTGAAAATCGTTTTAGGTTGAGAAGATAATTAGTTATggaaatttatttgtttctgcTAAACTTTATTTACAAATTACTAAGTTAATTACAAGATATAGAGAGctttattaaataaatctaTCTTGTGATGTCTTGCTATTTTTTCTATCTCTTATATGGTTTTCTAAGATTTTAATCGTCTCCGGCCACAGAAAACAAGAAGCGAAAGGTTTCAGAAAGCGCGGCGTCGAAAGAAGGGGAGCCGTCCGGGCTGGACGCGCTGGCAAACGCTGCGGTTCTTGGTGACAACATAGCCGATATGGGGGATTACTCGGCCGGGGCCACCACAAAGCACCCGCGCCACCGCCCGGGCTGCTCGTGCATCGTCTGCATCCAGCCGCCAAGCGGGAAGGGGAAGCACGAGCCCACATGCAAGTGCAACGTCTGCCTGACTGTCAGGCGGCGCTTCAAGACTCTGATGATGCGCAAGAAGAAACGGCAGTCGGAGCGCGAGGCCGAGCTCGCGCAGGAGAAGGACAACAGCAAGTCCGCCGCGAAACTTGAGCTCAAGGAGGACATCGCCGGGCTGGCGCTCCTCAACATGAACAACCTGGAGAACGAGCCGGGCAGCAACGGGGTCCACACGAATGCGGAGGAGACAGGCAAGGGAGGAGGGCTGGACTTGAACTGCGATCCCCACCGGGAAGACGAGATCCTCGCGGATGGGTCGGGTATGAGCTTGACTACATTGATGAACACGGCTGCGTTCCCTATGGAAGCGTACGCGGGGCAGAATGGGGCTGTGCCAAGCTCGGTTGCTGGAGAGAAGGCGGCTGAGGGTGGAGGCGGAGGCACTGCGGAAGGCAAAGAGGGATGACAATCTTTATTTTGTTGTTGAGATGATATAGAGATTTTCTTAGAGAGGCGTTTTTAGTTGGTTTAGATTTTATAGATTCTATCTTGTTAAAACTGTGTACatatttacatatatttatatcgtTTTGGTTTGTGTTGGTGGAAGGATTGTATTTGGTTAAAATCCCCCAAAGTAGTAGTAATAACAAAGgatttgtttgttttaattttttttatgtttatggGTTTTTTCTTCATGTGTATACTTGGTTTGAaactctccctccctccccccCCTCTTCCCTCTCTCATATCATGATGATGATTTAGTTGGAATTCAACGGCCATGATCTCGTgtgtatgaattttcatatatttgGTTACCCGAAAATAAGTTTCGGATTTAGGTATGGATTTACGAATTTAGGGAAATTTCAGGATCGGATATCCGATATCTTGGGTCGATTCGACACCCCTACCTCCCAATATGTCATTTGCAATTAGAGCATACAAAACTAATTAAGCGATAATCcacaaatgaagtaataatctaaaaacaatGCATATTCAAATGATACAACAATACTCATAATGTGCagtaatgaaaataataaatctaTACTAAATACTAAGTGAAAATAATTCATATG
This sequence is a window from Salvia splendens isolate huo1 chromosome 14, SspV2, whole genome shotgun sequence. Protein-coding genes within it:
- the LOC121765422 gene encoding B3 domain-containing transcription repressor VAL1-like isoform X1, which codes for MGSKNCMNEVCRGTTSSDSKKGWSLKFGGFAGLCYKCGSAYENSVFCETYHQDESGWRECRICGKIVHCGCIASKHLFEYMEFGGVACISCAKRLEIQSPQPVQVPDNITSIKSANKTFTREVQPVVIERRVEDEKFSTQKPLQLTRAIGVNSAPSSVEFKKHESMLRSAVSSKRIQNHSQNCSSPVFVKPDYSRPKQGVKDMYESLALPSLKFSLTSPMGSSNSVLPIPVPGGIVEANEPTKGSLQHGQRARHISPKPPKPSSEANKGSSSQTRIPRPPAEGRGRSQLLPRYWPRITDQELQQLSGDLKSTIVPLFEKTLSASDAGRIGRLVLPKACAEAYFPTINQSEGIPIQIQDIKGKEWTFQFRFWPNNNSRMYVLEGVTPCIQNMQLQAGDTVIFSRIDPGGQLVIGCRKAATNADVQEPQQSPALNCDSPGEASFSGVNDTPTSNGGRASDDSQPPHLDISEKKKARNIKNKRLHMHNDEASELRVTWEEAQELFRPAPSSEPTVITVDGYEFEEFEEPPVFGKRTIFITQPSGEQEQLAQCDSCSKWRRLPVSALVSAKWICSDNTWDSSRATCSAPEDLSPRDLDSSSVNKENKKRKVSESAASKEGEPSGLDALANAAVLGDNIADMGDYSAGATTKHPRHRPGCSCIVCIQPPSGKGKHEPTCKCNVCLTVRRRFKTLMMRKKKRQSEREAELAQEKDNSKSAAKLELKEDIAGLALLNMNNLENEPGSNGVHTNAEETGKGGGLDLNCDPHREDEILADGSGMSLTTLMNTAAFPMEAYAGQNGAVPSSVAGEKAAEGGGGGTAEGKEG
- the LOC121765422 gene encoding B3 domain-containing transcription repressor VAL1-like isoform X2 — encoded protein: MEFGGVACISCAKRLEIQSPQPVQVPDNITSIKSANKTFTREVQPVVIERRVEDEKFSTQKPLQLTRAIGVNSAPSSVEFKKHESMLRSAVSSKRIQNHSQNCSSPVFVKPDYSRPKQGVKDMYESLALPSLKFSLTSPMGSSNSVLPIPVPGGIVEANEPTKGSLQHGQRARHISPKPPKPSSEANKGSSSQTRIPRPPAEGRGRSQLLPRYWPRITDQELQQLSGDLKSTIVPLFEKTLSASDAGRIGRLVLPKACAEAYFPTINQSEGIPIQIQDIKGKEWTFQFRFWPNNNSRMYVLEGVTPCIQNMQLQAGDTVIFSRIDPGGQLVIGCRKAATNADVQEPQQSPALNCDSPGEASFSGVNDTPTSNGGRASDDSQPPHLDISEKKKARNIKNKRLHMHNDEASELRVTWEEAQELFRPAPSSEPTVITVDGYEFEEFEEPPVFGKRTIFITQPSGEQEQLAQCDSCSKWRRLPVSALVSAKWICSDNTWDSSRATCSAPEDLSPRDLDSSSVNKENKKRKVSESAASKEGEPSGLDALANAAVLGDNIADMGDYSAGATTKHPRHRPGCSCIVCIQPPSGKGKHEPTCKCNVCLTVRRRFKTLMMRKKKRQSEREAELAQEKDNSKSAAKLELKEDIAGLALLNMNNLENEPGSNGVHTNAEETGKGGGLDLNCDPHREDEILADGSGMSLTTLMNTAAFPMEAYAGQNGAVPSSVAGEKAAEGGGGGTAEGKEG